The DNA window GCTTTTGCTTCAGCAGGTGGAATGGCAGCACACTCTGTCTCAGGATGTCTACTTGTCAGCCAGCTGCCTGACCTAACACCTCCCACACAGGGAGGCTTAAGCAAGAGCAGTTCCTTTCAGTACTGTGGAAGCTAGAGTCTGTGAGAaagaagggagtgtgtgtgtgtgtgtgtgcatgtgcatgtgtgtgtgtgtgtgtgtaagtgtccaTGTGTGACTGTGTTCTGTCAGTAcgtgagagtgagagtgagagtggtgtgtgtttgtgagcatgtgtgaatgtgtgcattccTGGGGCTGGATCTCTCCAGGGCTTGAAGACAGCACCTCTCTTTGTCCTCACAGGGTGAAGTTGGGTGTGGTGAGGAAGGAAGCTTGGTGCTTGTTTTCTCATCAGGATCCTAATCCCCAATGTTCCCACTTGTGTCCTTAGTAGGACACTATCATATTCCAAGGCTCATTTCAAACTGTTTTTCTATTGGGGGCTGGGGCCTTACTATGGGGCTCAGCACATATGTCTATTCTTCAGTCTTTCCTCTGCAGCTCAGAGGCTTGGGAGGGCTTGTATGACCCCGGCCCGAGGTGCTCCAGGTTCTGAGACAAGCAGGCCTGGGTCACCCTGCTCTGGGCTTATTACCAGTTATCACACGGCTCCTTGCTGAGCAGTTATGGGACTTTGTATCCAAGTGGCACTAAGCAGGTACTGCCCACAGGTCCTTCCAGGTGGCACTCTGGTTCCTGGTCCTGGCTGTGTTCCTCCTGGTTGGTTTCCTGCATGTGGACTTCAGACTACTTATACCGTAAGTCCTGTGCAGATGTGTTATGCTCTTGGGGGCCGAGCTCGTCCCCTGCAGCCCCAAGCTCAGTACCAGGACCCCGTCCTGCCTGCTTTATGAACAGAAGCACTCACTCACTTCCCTTCTGAGCATCACTGTCCTCTCTAGGAGAGGGTAGTGAGCTATGCTTGTCTTGGGCCTGTCTCTTGTAGTGACAGGCCCACTAGGAAGGCTTATTAGGGGACTCTGGGGAACAGGCCTGTCCTGTCCAGCCTTGACTGGGAAGGGAAGTGAGAAGAATGGGGTATATAGTAGGAGCCTTGGGAAGGCTACCTTCTGGCCTACAAAGATGGCCTGGCTTCTAGTATGACTTCCAGGTGGTAAGGTCATGACTGTGCTCCATTGTCACCAGACTCCAGAACATTCTCTCCCCCTGCCTGCCAAGACTACATCATCCAGGGGGTGGCCATCTATGCACAACCAACTGCCTCCCAAGCCAGTGTTTCCTTCAGGATTCTGGGAGGGTCTCAGTTTCTTCTCCTTCATGTCTCCCCTGGTTAGGTTTGTATAAGGAGGAgtaaactgtcctctgagaaaatGCTGTGTCCCAAGGTCCACTGGATCCTGCCCCTCAGCATCCTTGCTAAATTTGCTGGCTTACATTAAGACAGGAGTATGGCTGGTGATCCAGGCATCCGAGTCCATCCCAGCATGTCTTAGGCTGACCTTGGCTGAGGTCACAGAGTCACTGCCACACAGGGTTCGCTGGGAGACAGACAGCAGATTTTGGATCCAAGGGTGATTCTTGGGGTCTGAGGTATCCCATGCCTGGCATGGGAACAGACAGTATAGCTGTGGAGGACATCTTGCTATGAGGGGAAATTGTATCAGTCACAGAGAATCCCTTGGACCTAAAGACTACAGAGTggcagggctgggctggggacACAGTGCTGTGAGATGGCGAGAGGAAATAGAATAAGGACCCATGTCAAGGGGTACTTCTTGGGGGTGCTGTTGAAGGCTTGTGGCTCTGTTACTGATGATATGCTCGCTGTACTCTTCCATTCAGGGACAAGGTCCAGGAACCACCGGTCACAAACATCATGTTCCTCAAGACTCACAAGACAGCCAGCAGTACAATCCTCAACATCCTCTACCGCTTCTCAGAGTCTCACAACCTATCCACAGCACTGCCCGAGGGCTCTAGAGTCCATCTGGGTTACCCCTGGTTTTTTGTGACACGGTATGTGGAGGGCCTGAAGCAGGACGCCCACCTGCAGCATCACTTTAACATCATGTGCAACCACCTTCGGTTCAACTATCCTGAGGTGAGAAACATggtggcggggtggggtgggggtgtggtggggcTAGAGCTGCAGTGCTTGGGTCTGTGGGTGTAACTATGGGGCTCCCAGGGGTGGGGTTGGCGTGGGGTGGCCTATAGACCCTGTCAGACCATTCTGTTTAGGCTGCCAATGGCCTGTAATTGCTCTTGGCATGAGACACATAGCCCCAAGGCTGTCTTCCTGAGGGCATTCCAACCCTCTCTCACATCCCTGAATTTCTGGTTCTGGAAGAACATACTGGGCTTTGTTGCCCCCTCAACCTTGGCACTTGCTCCCTTGGTGTAGGAATGAGGCTCCAGCTCTGTTGAGGGAGCTGGGACAGGTGCGAGGTGAGGCTTCGTGGGCAGTTGCACAGTCCATCCAACAGCGTCTTTAGTCCCACCTACTTCTTCTCCAAACAGGTGCAGAAAGTCATGCCCAGGGACACTTTCTACTTCTCCATCCTCCGGAACCCAGTTTTCCAGCTGGAGTCCTCCTTCATCTACTATAAGGACTATGCACCTGCCTTCCAGAGAGCCAAGAGCCTGGACGAATTCCTGGCAGATCCGTGGAAGTACTACAACGCTAGTGTGAGCCTGAAAAATGTCTATGCGAAAAACAACatgtggtttgattttggttttgacaACAACGCCCCAGCAGACATGGACTATGTTCGCAAGCGCCTTGCGGAGGTGGAGCAGCGATTCCATCTGGTGCTCATTGCAGACTACTTCGATGAGTCTATGGTGCTGCTGCGCAGAAGGCTGCGCTGGCAGCTAGATGACGTCGTGTCCTTCAAGCTGAACGTGCGCAGCCAGAGCACTGTCTCCCACCTGACGCCTGAGAGCCAGGAGCGTGTCCAGCACTGGTGTGCGCTGGACTGGCAGCTCTACCAGCATTTCAATCGCACGTTTTGGACCCAGCTGCATGCGGAGCTAAGCCCACGCCAGCTCACAGAAGAGGTGGAGCAGCTGCGGGAGAGGCAGCGCGAGCTCATGGCCCTGTGTCTTCAGGATCCAGAGCCCAAGAACCTGACACACATAGATGACCAGAATCTGCGTCCTTACCAGGGTGGGAAGGCCAATATTCTGGGCTACAACCTTAGGCATGGTCTGGACACCACCACACTGCATATCTGTCAGAGAATGGCGATGCCCGAGCTCCAGCACATGGCCCATATGTACTCTCTGCAGTTTCCCGACAAGACTCCCAAGGATATCCCATTCCTGAAAAAGTAGGGTTTGGCTAAGTGACCCTCTCTTCCCAGCCTACCTTTCCAAAGTGAAACTGTGAAGATGCCCATCCGTCTCCATCTCTGGGGAGAGGGCCTTCCACCTAAGACAACACGCACAGCTGTTCCATATCTGAATCCACCCACTGTAGAGACATGGACAGGCAAGAATGCTTGTGCCCTTAAATTATTTCACAGAGACAGTCTAAGCAGCCCACCAGGTGAACATCAGCCCAGGGGAACACCGGGGCATAGACATCGGGCCTGTGGATCCAAGAAGAGACCTAGAACGGTTCCCTGGGATTTTGTAGCCACATTGGTTCAGCACCGGTGACAATGCCATGCTTGTACAGGGTTCGGAGGCTCAGAGGTAGGCCAGGGAGAGACGGGATGAGTAGGCAGCCTTCCATTTTACGAAGATCAGTGCAGACTGAGAATTGTGAACGTTGTTGGTTAGCCTGAGCACAGACATAGTCTACTTTTTAGCTTCCTGTTGAACAGTCCTGAAGGAGAAAGTGCCTGACTTGCCACAggttctctgagaggctcaggTACCTTTGGTTGCCTTGGAAACCATGTTGTGTATAATCTCAGGGATCATCTTTTGGGTGCCTCTCTTAGTCATTCATGGAGAGATACTAAGTATCTAGCACCCAGCTCTCAGGATGAGGTACCTGATTCCCTGGGTTACTCAAACAGGGTGCCTGAGGTGTTGGGAAAAGAAGTCACTGTCACATACACAGCCTTTCTTCCTGAGCCTTGCTCACTGAGTTTTGGTGGAGGCTTTTCTTCTGTGTCAGATGTCTCAGAAAAGAGAGACCATGCTCCTTTGTACCTCAATTTAATATGGACATCAATTCAATATGAAAAGTAATTgtcaaagaaaaagtaattgttggtgaGTTTAGAGATGGTACAATGGTACAATGAGTTTGTCAATCCAAAAGAACACTGTAAATTGAGAATTGACTCTCCCAAACTGAACAGAGGTATTCAGAATGCTAGAGAGATGCTGGCTCAGCCCTTTtaccctagcactggggaggtagaggcaaacagatctctgagtttaaggccggcctggactacatagtgagttccacgacaACCAGGTTACAaagtaagagaccctgcctcaaaacaaaacagaaaaccactgaagccccccagccttgagcaggctggctcagacctgttctgccactgtgaacaagaccacctagggtggagtctccTGATctagataggtctattgttctgccacctctgtttcctccaagatgccactacctgctgagaggctgaaccagTTCTCCTGACACTATCCAGATGAAAGGAGATCCTGGCCTGGTGGGGGATGGGAtgcccccctttataagctcagattcttaagtaaactttgggccttgatcacCATCTTTGCCTTGGTCTTGTTATTTCTCTCGAATTTTCTCCCATACAGCCCCAGCCTCCCTTTTATGAACCCGGTTCGTGTAGCTCTGAGTGGCCACAAGTGGCCCCTGGAATGTGCAGCCTGAATACAGAAGGATTGACTGAGGGAACTCTGTCTTGGTGGAGCTCCATGAGAAGAGTAAGATGAAGATGTATCCCTGCACAGTAAGCAACATATAGCATTAATATTATCATTACAGGCTAgattgaaattcctaggcaaatggttggacctggagggtatcatcctgagtgaagtaactcaatcacaaaagaactcacatgataggtactcactgataagtggatattagcccagaaacttagaatactcaagatataagatacaatttgtgaaacacatgaaactaaagaagaacgaagaccaaagtgtggatactttgccccttcttagaattgggaacaaaacacccatagaaggagttacagagacaaagtttggggctgagtcgaaaggatggaccatctagagactgccatacccgggggtccatcccataatcagcctccaaatgctgacaccattgcatacactagcaagattttgctgaaaggaccctgatatagctttctcttgtgagactatgctggggcctaacaaacacagaagtggatgctcacagtcagctattggatggatcacagggcccccaatggaggagctagagaaaagagaaaggagctagagacagtacctAAGGAGCTTCGggggcatctgcaaccctataggtggaacaacaatatgaaccaaccagtacctccccccccccccccccctgccagctcatgtctctagctgcatatgtagcagaagatggcctagtcggctatcagtggaaagaaaggcccattggtcgtgcaaactttatatgcctcagtacaggggaatgccagggccaagaagtgggagtgggtgggtgtgggggagttttgagatagcattggaaatgtaaatgaaataaatacctaataataataataaatattagcaTTGCAAATGCCATCTTCTGAAGGCTGTTGATCTCAAGGGTGCAAAAAGGATACAGGCTAGATTGAGTCATTTTTGGCCCAGCGCtgataatacaataaaataaaataaataagagtaaaaaaaaaaaagggagatgctagatatacaaatgacatgagagagagagagagagagacagagagacagagagagagaaagagagaaggaaaatggattttgcacgtctcccagggacagagggaaATTGAGAGAAGtcctgctttctctttggcctggttgcatcaagttctctacccttgttgtattgtttctgtttggtgcaccaatctgtccatgtgtcaattcatatctgtttttgtttcattgtctgaaggACTGTTGTTCTaggtttcatgttgaaaagaaaaaaaatggttaaaacttcaTTTGCTGGCTCTCCATCTCCTGATTCAGTCTCAGTTTACCCAGCAAAGGCTGATTTAAGTAGCTTCTCACCTTACACACACCAGGAATCACACACACCAGGaatcacacacaccaggagtcacacacaccaggaatcacacacagcaggagtcacacacaccaggagtcacacacaccaggagtcacacacaccaggagtcacacacagcaggagtcacacacaccaggagtcacacacaccaggagtcacacacaccaggagtcacacacaccaggagtcacacacaccaggagtcacacacaccaggaatcacacacagcaggagtcacacacaccaggagtcacacacaccaggagtcacacacaccaggagtcacacacaccaggagtcacacacaccaggagtcacacacaccaggagtcacacacaccaggagtcacacacaccaggagtcacacacaccaggagtcacacacaccaggagtcacacacaccaggagtcacacacaccaggagtcacacacaccaggagtcacacacaccaggagtcacacacaccaggagtcacacacaccaggagtcacacacaccaggagtcacacacaccaggagtcacacacaccaggagtcacacacaccaggagtcacacacaccaggaatcacacacagcaggagtcacacacaccaggagtcacacacaccaggagtcacacacaccaggagtcacacacaccaggagtcacacacaccaggagtcacacacaccaggagtcacacacaccaggagtcacacacaccaggagtcacacacaccaggagtcacacacaccaggagtcacacacaccaggagtcacacacaccaggagtcacacacaccaggagtcacacacaccaggagtcacacacaccaggagtcacacacaccaggagtcacacacaccaggagtcacacacaccaggagtcacacacaccaggagtcacacacaccaggagtcacacacaccaggaatcacacacagcaggagtcacacacaccaggagtcacacacaccaggagtcacacacaccaggagtcacacacaccaggagtcacacacagcaggagtcacacacaccaggaatcacacacaccaggagtcacacacaccaggagtcacacacaccaggagtcacacacaccaggagtcacacacagcaggagtcacacacaccaggagtcacacacaccaggagtcacacacagcaggagtcacacacaccaggagtcacacacagcaggagtcacacacaccaggaatcacacacagcaggagtcacacacaccaggagtcacacacaccaggagtcacacacaccaggagtcacacacaccaggagtcacacacaccaggagtcacacacaccaggagtcacacacaccaggagtcacacacaccaggagtcacacacaccaggagtcacacacaccaggagtcacacacaccaggagtcacacacaccaggataggtcctgatgaaaactgatttttaaaaaggagtttgtagcttcttagttctaaggcaaataagctgatagttctGTTTTCCTAAAATAATCTCTGCAATTGTAattattgggttcagcaaatgagaaagtgctttttatcttgaaattatagctagaaaaagtaaaatcctttgattggtctaaatttataagattcatgtagccacttcattAGGTTTCTGATCagtcttaaaggtataaaaaatgctctgcatgtcttggtcatagagtattggcttatgagttattgggtatgattaaaaaggtgtaacattggtaacaagaaagttagcttaaaactggtaactcaagGTTGGAGTTAATTTAAACAACAGCATgtggcataaaccagcccaggAAACTAGGCCTCcaaggatgctttttttttttttttaaatattttataagggatgtctttaatcccatttctatttatttatttattagatattttctttatgtacattttaaatgctatccggaaagttccctataccctccctccgccctgctttcctacccacccactcccacttcttggccctggcattcccctgtattggggcatataaagtttgcattaccaaggggcctctcttcccagtcatggctgactaggccatcttctgccacatatgcagctagagacaagagctctgggggtattggttagttcatattgttgttccacctatagaaagttgcagaccccttcacctccttgggtgctttttctagcttctccattgggggacctgtgttccatcttaagatgactgagagcatccacttctgtatttgccaggcactggcatagcctcatacaaaacagccataacagggtcccttcagcaaaatctttctggcatatgcaatagtgtctgggtttggtggctgattatgggatggatcccggggtggggtagtctctggatagtccatcctttcgtcttagctccaaactttgtctctgtaactcctttcattggtattttgttccctattctaaggaggaatgaagtatccacccattggtcttccctcttcttgattttcttgtgttttgcaaattgtatcttgggtgttctatgtttgtgggctaatatccacttatcagtgagtgcatatctaatgacttcttttgtgattgggttacctcactaaggatgatatcctccaggtacatccatgtACCCTCCTTCAgcctaggcaggctggttcagaccttatgccactGAAGTAGGGCTACCTGCTGTGCTGtttctcatcactctcctttgatgttacactgcctgccacctgcccTAAGGCTGaactggttctccaagattttccggAGTTTACTACAAACTGTGAATTTGGTGAGTTTCTGCTAAAAGACAACTTCACATCTCTacatcaagaaacttggcatgactggggatgggtttccctctttataagtgcagattttattattaaacatttgaaccttgaacagactagcatgtcttggctccattatttctctacccgcctagattccctcttctctttcagctccaagatgcctcccaggcttaaacccggacatgagagccgcaggccagCCCCAACAATTTGGCGAACCAACTCGGGACCTGGGAATGGCAGAAGATgctggaagaaacactgctggtatGGAGCTCCACAGATAGGAAAGAATTAGAAAATTTGTACTGGAACACGGAGAAGCAACGGGCGAATGGTTGCTAACATGTGGTACGGTCTGAGCTGGAACAGCGTGATAACCCGTGCGCTGGATTCGCTCAGGTTCAGCAGTTATATCAGGATCTAAGAACACTACAGGCAGTCGGccacagcttccagaagctgctttttagGCGAGAGGAATAAGGGTTTAAAAGAATGAACAGGCGGATGGCCGCAGTCAGAAACTGCATCAGGCAGGAGGAAAgttggattttgaaactctcccaaaGACAGAGAGAATCGGGGATGCcctgctttattctctctggGCCCTACAGCACAAGTTCTCTGTcatctttgtgtttttgtctaaggtcttgtctaatgtctggtgcaccagtctgttcacgtgttcaattcatgtgtgtTCGTGTCTAGTCgcctgaatgttctgtgtttcat is part of the Mus musculus strain C57BL/6J chromosome 1, GRCm38.p6 C57BL/6J genome and encodes:
- the Gal3st2b gene encoding galactose-3-O-sulfotransferase 2; the encoded protein is MWGSQHRSFQVALWFLVLAVFLLVGFLHVDFRLLIPDKVQEPPVTNIMFLKTHKTASSTILNILYRFSESHNLSTALPEGSRVHLGYPWFFVTRYVEGLKQDAHLQHHFNIMCNHLRFNYPEVQKVMPRDTFYFSILRNPVFQLESSFIYYKDYAPAFQRAKSLDEFLADPWKYYNASVSLKNVYAKNNMWFDFGFDNNAPADMDYVRKRLAEVEQRFHLVLIADYFDESMVLLRRRLRWQLDDVVSFKLNVRSQSTVSHLTPESQERVQHWCALDWQLYQHFNRTFWTQLHAELSPRQLTEEVEQLRERQRELMALCLQDPEPKNLTHIDDQNLRPYQGGKANILGYNLRHGLDTTTLHICQRMAMPELQHMAHMYSLQFPDKTPKDIPFLKK
- the Gal3st2b gene encoding galactose-3-O-sulfotransferase 2 isoform X1, with the protein product MSILRGTQRSFQVALWFLVLAVFLLVGFLHVDFRLLIPDKVQEPPVTNIMFLKTHKTASSTILNILYRFSESHNLSTALPEGSRVHLGYPWFFVTRYVEGLKQDAHLQHHFNIMCNHLRFNYPEVQKVMPRDTFYFSILRNPVFQLESSFIYYKDYAPAFQRAKSLDEFLADPWKYYNASVSLKNVYAKNNMWFDFGFDNNAPADMDYVRKRLAEVEQRFHLVLIADYFDESMVLLRRRLRWQLDDVVSFKLNVRSQSTVSHLTPESQERVQHWCALDWQLYQHFNRTFWTQLHAELSPRQLTEEVEQLRERQRELMALCLQDPEPKNLTHIDDQNLRPYQGGKANILGYNLRHGLDTTTLHICQRMAMPELQHMAHMYSLQFPDKTPKDIPFLKK